Proteins encoded by one window of Companilactobacillus ginsenosidimutans:
- the dhaM gene encoding dihydroxyacetone kinase phosphoryl donor subunit DhaM, which yields MKYGIVIVSHSSKIAEGVSDLISQAAPSISITYAGGTDENEIGSSLEKIQSAFENNTGDEILAFYDLGSSKMNLEMYMEMTDKNVHKYDVALVEGAYTAATLAEIESPLENIENSLEPLKIK from the coding sequence ATGAAGTACGGAATCGTAATCGTCTCTCATTCATCTAAAATTGCTGAAGGTGTTAGCGATTTAATTAGCCAAGCAGCACCAAGTATTTCAATCACATATGCGGGTGGAACTGATGAGAATGAGATTGGCTCTTCACTTGAAAAAATTCAATCTGCTTTTGAGAACAATACTGGTGATGAGATACTGGCATTTTATGATTTAGGAAGTTCAAAAATGAATCTCGAAATGTATATGGAAATGACTGACAAAAATGTACACAAGTATGATGTCGCATTAGTTGAAGGAGCTTATACGGCCGCAACTTTAGCTGAAATTGAATCTCCATTAGAAAATATTGAAAATAGTTTGGAACCATTGAAAATTAAATAG
- the citX gene encoding citrate lyase holo-[acyl-carrier protein] synthase: protein MVEVFSEGFKQTKEQINKSKNSTAEELNYLIDEIPENCALVSITMRIPGEIKNNRYISRTFNVIVDKFMKFYSVVKEVRWDVSTGPEAFLIVEKDPGFLKQETIKYESEEPLGTLVDINVYAVEDNSVSQITRKELGLEPRKCLVCDKHANDCKRDHNHSVEEMRETIAKIINENITF from the coding sequence ATGGTCGAAGTATTTTCTGAAGGTTTCAAACAAACCAAAGAACAAATTAATAAAAGTAAGAATTCAACAGCCGAAGAATTAAATTATTTGATTGACGAGATTCCCGAAAATTGTGCATTAGTAAGTATTACTATGCGCATACCAGGTGAAATTAAAAACAATCGTTACATAAGTAGAACATTCAATGTGATCGTTGATAAATTTATGAAATTTTATTCTGTAGTTAAAGAAGTCCGTTGGGACGTAAGCACAGGTCCAGAGGCATTTTTGATTGTAGAAAAAGATCCGGGATTCTTAAAACAAGAAACAATTAAGTATGAATCAGAAGAACCTTTGGGAACGTTAGTGGATATTAATGTATATGCCGTTGAAGATAATTCAGTTTCCCAGATCACGCGTAAGGAATTGGGACTAGAGCCAAGGAAATGTTTAGTGTGTGACAAACATGCTAATGATTGCAAGAGAGATCACAATCATTCTGTAGAAGAAATGCGAGAAACAATTGCGAAAATAATTAATGAGAATATTACATTTTAG
- a CDS encoding NupC/NupG family nucleoside CNT transporter gives MYLVVNIIGLLVFLAIGVLFSKNRKQIQWKSIIIMVVLNLALAWFLTSMSIGRDIVSGAAAGFNWLVQVAYVGIEFALPSWVHVKSMDFVTSALLPILLIVPLFDILTYIGVLPFIIKWIGKGLSFITGQPKFESFFAVEMMFLGNTEALAVSGLQLKKMKPARDVTLAMMSMSCVTASIIGAYIQMMPGQFILTAIPINIINAIIVTSLLNPVHVEASEDTVATISSTADNGKKEPFFSFLGDSILGAGKLILIITANVIAFVALAALIDKVLQLVNPWLTLEHILGIIMYPFAWLLGLNSHDSFQMAQYMGTKLVTNEFVVMGKVTGIVNKFDPHFKAVLTVFITSFANFSTLGMIIGCFKGIVDKEKNDIISKNVGYMLLSGILVSLLSAAFVGLFVW, from the coding sequence ATGTATTTAGTTGTTAATATCATAGGTCTATTGGTATTTTTAGCTATTGGGGTACTATTTTCGAAAAATAGAAAGCAAATCCAATGGAAATCTATTATCATAATGGTCGTACTTAACCTTGCATTGGCATGGTTTCTGACGAGTATGAGTATCGGTCGTGACATTGTTTCTGGTGCTGCGGCAGGCTTCAACTGGTTAGTTCAAGTTGCTTATGTAGGTATTGAATTTGCGTTACCTAGTTGGGTTCATGTCAAGAGCATGGATTTTGTAACTAGTGCTTTACTACCAATATTGTTGATTGTTCCACTTTTTGATATTTTGACTTATATTGGTGTTCTACCATTTATTATTAAATGGATTGGAAAAGGTTTGTCCTTTATAACTGGACAGCCCAAGTTTGAATCATTCTTTGCAGTTGAGATGATGTTTTTAGGAAATACAGAGGCGTTAGCAGTTTCTGGCCTTCAATTAAAGAAGATGAAACCAGCACGTGATGTTACGTTGGCAATGATGTCGATGAGTTGTGTCACAGCTTCAATTATTGGTGCATATATTCAGATGATGCCCGGGCAGTTTATTTTAACCGCCATTCCAATTAATATTATTAATGCAATTATAGTTACCAGTTTATTAAATCCCGTCCATGTTGAAGCTTCAGAAGATACAGTTGCAACAATTAGCAGTACAGCCGATAACGGCAAGAAAGAACCATTTTTCTCATTCCTTGGAGATTCAATTCTTGGGGCAGGAAAACTTATATTAATTATTACAGCAAACGTTATCGCCTTTGTTGCGTTAGCAGCATTGATTGATAAAGTATTGCAACTAGTAAATCCATGGCTAACACTTGAACACATCTTGGGCATAATTATGTATCCATTTGCATGGTTACTAGGATTAAATAGCCACGATTCATTCCAAATGGCCCAATATATGGGAACAAAGTTAGTAACCAATGAATTCGTAGTTATGGGTAAAGTTACAGGAATAGTTAATAAGTTTGATCCGCATTTTAAAGCAGTTCTAACAGTGTTCATTACTTCATTTGCAAACTTTTCTACATTAGGTATGATCATTGGATGTTTCAAAGGAATTGTGGACAAAGAAAAGAATGACATTATTTCCAAAAACGTTGGGTACATGTTACTTTCAGGAATATTAGTTTCATTACTATCAGCAGCATTCGTAGGATTGTTTGTCTGGTAA
- a CDS encoding alpha/beta hydrolase, with translation MSLINISYRTNYLHTYFKTTVVLPDTNAKNYKTLWLLHGYTGDDSAWMRHKNIEKLARKYNLAVIMPEARNAFYTDSDFIPYYSYFVEELIPKIQATLPISTLPADNSIAGSSMGGYGALKIGMMNPNIFDNVAALSPITDILHFRDNPQSPMAHNTFDTIFDSPQKIEDNQLVNIVSNKNYGQRIMTICGSDDYMYQDNLDFEKFMSDKVGQNYTWHEVNGNHSWDTWIENIETIFEWITNK, from the coding sequence TTGTCATTAATTAATATTAGTTATCGTACAAATTATTTACACACTTATTTTAAAACAACTGTTGTGTTACCGGACACGAATGCAAAAAATTATAAGACATTATGGCTGTTACACGGATATACCGGTGATGACTCTGCTTGGATGCGTCACAAAAACATTGAAAAACTTGCTAGAAAATATAATCTGGCAGTTATTATGCCTGAAGCTCGAAATGCTTTTTACACTGATTCAGATTTTATACCCTACTACAGTTATTTTGTTGAAGAATTAATACCCAAAATTCAAGCTACATTACCAATCTCAACATTGCCTGCGGATAATTCTATTGCAGGATCAAGCATGGGTGGATATGGTGCATTAAAAATTGGCATGATGAACCCAAATATTTTTGACAATGTTGCGGCACTTTCTCCCATTACAGATATTCTTCATTTTCGAGACAATCCCCAATCACCTATGGCACATAATACATTTGACACGATTTTTGATAGTCCCCAAAAGATTGAAGACAATCAGTTAGTGAATATTGTTTCAAATAAAAATTATGGACAAAGAATTATGACAATCTGTGGATCTGATGATTACATGTATCAAGATAATTTGGACTTTGAAAAGTTTATGTCCGACAAAGTTGGTCAGAATTATACTTGGCATGAAGTCAATGGCAATCATTCTTGGGATACTTGGATTGAAAATATTGAGACAATTTTTGAATGGATTACAAATAAATAA
- a CDS encoding DUF1828 domain-containing protein yields the protein MINEDDYLIFPFEFNEFPKVRIHKIRNNNEYILTDDGIIIEFLRANKVEDDAIKRIADKYSVKLLDNQLQIQTPINELKMGKDRMLQTILELKAQ from the coding sequence ATGATAAATGAAGATGATTATTTGATATTCCCGTTTGAGTTTAATGAATTTCCTAAAGTAAGAATTCATAAAATTAGGAATAATAACGAATATATATTAACTGACGATGGAATAATAATTGAATTTCTTCGTGCAAATAAAGTTGAGGATGACGCTATAAAGAGGATTGCTGATAAATATTCGGTTAAGCTGTTAGATAATCAACTACAGATCCAAACTCCAATCAATGAACTAAAGATGGGTAAAGATAGAATGCTTCAAACAATCCTTGAATTAAAAGCACAATAA